The following proteins are encoded in a genomic region of Fundidesulfovibrio soli:
- a CDS encoding DMT family transporter: MKTKNAGMAAALAATIIWAGNFVLARGVAQNIPPFQLNFWRWVVALACLLPFALPRLRADLPDMRRHWRYLCVMALVGVSALNTLIYKAGQTTESLNMALLVPTAPIMIIIMSRIFYGEPITRRRLFGLVVVLSGVLVLISRGEWSRLASVQFTSGDFWALAGAACFALYSLLVRNRPAEISVEGFNAATFGLGLAFTVPFVIWEALVMPRPDFTMPVITAILYAGVGCSFAAYLLWTRAIAAIGPVMAGVVYYSLPLFAAVASLVILGEQVRAAHVLGGVLVVGGILAATVDTRMLRAGR, encoded by the coding sequence ATGAAGACAAAAAACGCCGGGATGGCGGCCGCGCTGGCGGCAACCATCATCTGGGCGGGCAATTTCGTCCTGGCCAGGGGCGTCGCCCAGAACATCCCCCCATTCCAGCTCAACTTCTGGCGCTGGGTCGTGGCCCTGGCCTGCCTGCTGCCCTTCGCCCTGCCCAGGCTGCGCGCCGACCTCCCCGACATGCGCCGCCACTGGCGCTATCTGTGCGTCATGGCCCTTGTGGGCGTCAGCGCCCTGAACACGCTCATCTACAAGGCCGGGCAGACCACGGAGAGCCTGAACATGGCCCTGCTGGTGCCCACCGCGCCGATCATGATCATCATCATGTCGCGGATATTCTATGGCGAGCCCATCACCCGGCGCAGGCTCTTCGGGCTTGTGGTGGTTCTCTCCGGCGTGCTGGTGCTCATCTCCCGGGGGGAGTGGAGCAGGCTGGCCTCCGTGCAGTTCACCTCAGGCGACTTTTGGGCCCTGGCAGGCGCGGCCTGCTTCGCACTCTATTCCCTGCTGGTGCGCAACCGCCCTGCGGAGATATCCGTGGAAGGCTTCAACGCCGCCACCTTCGGCCTGGGCCTGGCCTTCACCGTGCCCTTCGTGATCTGGGAGGCCCTGGTCATGCCCAGGCCGGATTTCACGATGCCGGTCATCACCGCCATCCTGTACGCGGGGGTGGGCTGCTCCTTCGCGGCCTATCTGCTCTGGACCAGGGCCATCGCGGCCATCGGCCCCGTGATGGCCGGGGTGGTGTACTATTCGCTGCCGCTGTTCGCGGCGGTGGCTTCGCTGGTGATTCTTGGCGAGCAGGTCAGGGCCGCCCACGTGCTGGGCGGCGTGCTGGTGGTGGGCGGGATCCTGGCCGCAACAGTGGACACCCGGATGCTGCGAGCCGGGAGATGA
- a CDS encoding glycerate kinase type-2 family protein, which translates to MKEFDHLTQMFTAALERVDPYKMIVNHVRLEGSRLAVDFEGEHHEVNLDDFSRVLVLGAGKASARMGKALEDILSDRITKGLISVKYGHAEPLKHIEVVESGHPTPDEQGVGAAQRIADLVRGADEKTLILNLISGGGSALLPCPLVLDHPDGPINLTLADKQNMTKALLACGADIGEINCIRKHISGVKGGRLLRLMQPARSLNFILSDVVGDRLDTIASGLTSFDETTFEDAMSIIEKYQLYDKAPPGVMRTLTLGVQGKIEETPKAGDPATELATNILIGSNQAALLAACETARSLGYNTTALTCALTGESREAAKFLWGIAKDVRKSEMLVKKPACIIAGGETVVTLKGEGKGGRNQEMALAFLAEIARDELKGRDIYFLSASTDGTDGPTDAAGAYASAELIELAAKAGLSINGSLKNNDSYHFFDKIGYLLKTGPTMTNVCDLHMVIVI; encoded by the coding sequence ATGAAGGAATTCGACCATTTGACCCAGATGTTCACCGCCGCCCTGGAGCGCGTGGACCCCTACAAGATGATCGTGAACCATGTGCGGCTGGAGGGCTCCCGGCTGGCCGTCGACTTCGAGGGCGAGCACCACGAGGTCAACCTGGACGATTTCAGCCGCGTGCTGGTGCTGGGCGCGGGCAAAGCGTCCGCGCGCATGGGCAAGGCCCTGGAGGACATCCTTTCCGACCGCATCACCAAGGGCCTCATCTCGGTGAAGTACGGCCACGCGGAACCGCTCAAGCACATCGAGGTGGTGGAGTCCGGCCACCCAACCCCCGACGAACAGGGCGTGGGCGCGGCCCAGCGCATCGCCGACCTGGTGCGCGGCGCCGACGAGAAGACCCTCATCCTCAACCTGATCTCAGGCGGCGGTTCGGCCCTGCTGCCCTGCCCCCTGGTGCTGGACCACCCCGACGGCCCCATCAACCTGACCCTGGCCGACAAACAGAACATGACCAAGGCCCTGCTGGCCTGCGGCGCGGACATCGGCGAGATCAACTGCATCCGCAAGCACATCTCCGGCGTGAAGGGTGGCAGGCTCCTGCGTCTGATGCAGCCCGCGCGCAGCCTGAACTTCATCCTCTCCGACGTGGTGGGCGACCGGCTGGACACCATCGCCTCCGGCCTGACCAGCTTCGACGAGACCACCTTCGAAGACGCCATGTCCATCATCGAGAAGTACCAGCTCTACGACAAGGCCCCTCCGGGCGTGATGCGCACCCTGACGCTGGGCGTGCAGGGCAAGATCGAGGAGACACCCAAGGCCGGCGACCCGGCCACGGAGCTGGCCACCAACATCCTCATCGGCTCCAACCAGGCCGCGCTGCTGGCCGCCTGCGAGACCGCCAGGAGCCTGGGGTACAACACCACTGCCCTGACCTGCGCCCTCACCGGCGAATCCCGTGAGGCGGCCAAGTTCCTCTGGGGCATCGCCAAGGACGTGCGCAAGTCCGAGATGCTGGTGAAAAAGCCCGCCTGCATCATCGCCGGGGGCGAGACCGTGGTGACGCTCAAGGGCGAGGGCAAGGGCGGCCGCAACCAGGAGATGGCCCTGGCCTTCCTGGCCGAGATTGCCCGCGACGAGCTCAAGGGCAGGGACATCTACTTCCTGTCGGCCTCCACCGACGGCACCGACGGCCCCACGGACGCCGCGGGGGCCTACGCCTCGGCCGAGCTTATCGAGCTGGCTGCCAAGGCCGGGCTCTCCATCAACGGCTCACTGAAAAACAACGACTCCTACCACTTCTTCGACAAGATCGGATACCTGCTGAAAACCGGTCCCACCATGACCAACGTTTGTGATTTGCACATGGTGATTGTTATTTAG
- a CDS encoding M16 family metallopeptidase, which yields MMNRRLFGYLLVTALLAAGLVYHFHLGGRQQTQPPAQAEVTPTPQPVQPQPVKAAAAPSTVTESLNMPVTDGRLLARLPNGLTVLVVEDKRFPLVAERLYVHAGSSYETKAQEGISHLLEHMVFNSTAKRPKGGIAADIEGVGGDTNAATSFDYTQYMADLPSEHWKLGLDAFQDMIFGAKFLPEELEQEKKVVISEMERGLDDPGQRLFKLSQALTWKGTPYEHPIIGSRETVNAVTPQDLKDYIAKHYQPQSMLLVVVGEVDAQQVYREAQAVFGSLENDRSVSPPDMRDMPANTGGPVARAVPGNWNTCYLRVSFAVPGLHSAKDVPLEVLSDLLGGGKTSKFHRKYVYELQLANDIDVSSITLERGGMLTIDATLKQDKLEAFWAELGRDLASLKADGFTDEELDRAKLNIEDHLFRAKETIGGLATKLAYYQFNGYGPDGEANVVYDVRNVDRAQLQGLLTEYVQPGNAALSLLVPGKEQAEADTLAAKLLAGLKASWPAPPVAPQAAGQGGKASAPEVVELGGGHILVLQPDPTMPYASVTLAYRGGDGLLSPGEQGLSELVSKSLTRSVGKRQAPEIDEFLGNRAASLGASAGRDAFLLSARYPSRFERDVLALLADAVLEPAFDSAELERAKKLQLAQIDQASDKPTSLAFRNIYPFLFPGSHYGYFRAGQPDAVAAFTREQARAYWEKQRSMPWVMSVCGVFDRKAVLETAARLAKAPAAKAPAINAPAWGPERSKTIQLPERTQSHLFMIFPVEGRDSEDTASLEVLKTALAGQGGLLFQDLRDQRGLGYTVTAFLWQAPRAGFLAFYIGTTPDKTGEALEGFRRIAGQVAAEGLGKDELDRARNSIEGDYYQGHQSIASRSLEAAGNLIMDLPLNYDREMLGKVAALSPEQVAKVAAKYLDANKAYLFSIEP from the coding sequence ATGATGAACCGCAGGCTTTTCGGATACCTGCTCGTGACCGCGCTCCTGGCGGCCGGGCTCGTCTACCATTTCCACCTGGGCGGCCGGCAGCAGACGCAGCCCCCGGCCCAGGCGGAGGTCACACCCACCCCGCAGCCGGTGCAGCCCCAGCCCGTCAAGGCGGCTGCCGCACCCTCCACGGTCACTGAGAGCCTGAACATGCCCGTCACGGACGGCCGCCTCCTGGCCAGGCTGCCCAACGGGCTCACCGTGCTGGTGGTGGAGGACAAGCGTTTCCCCCTGGTGGCTGAGCGCCTCTACGTGCATGCCGGATCCTCCTACGAGACCAAGGCCCAGGAGGGCATCAGCCACCTGCTGGAGCACATGGTCTTCAACAGCACGGCCAAGCGCCCCAAGGGCGGCATAGCCGCCGACATCGAGGGTGTGGGCGGCGACACCAACGCCGCCACCAGTTTCGACTACACCCAGTACATGGCCGACCTGCCCAGCGAACACTGGAAGCTGGGCCTGGACGCCTTCCAGGACATGATCTTCGGGGCCAAATTCCTGCCCGAAGAGCTGGAGCAGGAGAAGAAGGTCGTCATCTCCGAAATGGAGCGCGGCCTGGACGACCCGGGCCAGCGACTGTTCAAGCTGAGCCAGGCCCTGACTTGGAAGGGCACGCCCTACGAGCACCCCATCATCGGCTCGCGCGAGACGGTCAACGCCGTGACCCCCCAGGACCTCAAGGACTACATCGCCAAGCACTATCAGCCCCAGTCCATGCTCTTGGTGGTGGTGGGCGAAGTGGACGCCCAGCAGGTCTACCGCGAGGCCCAGGCCGTGTTCGGCTCCCTGGAGAACGACCGCTCCGTCTCCCCGCCCGACATGCGCGACATGCCCGCCAACACCGGCGGCCCCGTGGCCCGCGCCGTGCCCGGCAACTGGAACACCTGCTACCTGCGCGTGAGCTTCGCCGTGCCGGGCCTGCACTCCGCCAAGGACGTGCCCCTGGAGGTGCTCTCCGACCTGCTCGGCGGCGGCAAGACTTCGAAATTCCACCGCAAGTACGTCTATGAGCTTCAATTGGCCAACGACATCGACGTCTCCTCCATCACCCTGGAGCGCGGCGGGATGCTGACCATCGACGCCACGCTCAAGCAGGACAAGCTGGAGGCCTTCTGGGCCGAGCTGGGCCGCGACCTGGCCTCGCTCAAGGCCGACGGCTTCACCGACGAGGAGCTGGACCGGGCCAAGCTCAATATCGAGGACCATCTCTTCCGGGCCAAGGAGACCATCGGCGGCCTGGCCACCAAGCTGGCCTACTACCAGTTCAACGGCTACGGCCCGGACGGCGAGGCCAACGTGGTCTACGACGTGCGCAACGTGGACCGCGCCCAGTTGCAGGGCCTGCTCACGGAGTACGTCCAGCCCGGCAACGCGGCGCTCTCCCTGCTGGTGCCCGGCAAGGAGCAGGCCGAGGCCGACACCCTGGCCGCGAAGTTGCTTGCGGGGCTGAAGGCATCCTGGCCGGCTCCGCCGGTGGCACCCCAGGCGGCGGGGCAGGGCGGCAAGGCCTCCGCCCCCGAGGTGGTGGAACTGGGCGGCGGGCACATCCTGGTGCTGCAGCCCGACCCCACCATGCCCTACGCCTCAGTGACCCTGGCCTACCGAGGCGGCGACGGCCTGCTCTCCCCCGGAGAGCAGGGGCTTTCCGAACTGGTCTCCAAGAGCCTGACCCGCTCCGTGGGCAAGCGCCAGGCACCCGAGATCGACGAATTCCTGGGCAACAGGGCCGCCTCCCTGGGGGCTTCCGCCGGGCGCGACGCCTTCCTGCTCAGCGCGCGCTACCCTTCGCGGTTCGAGCGCGACGTGCTGGCCCTGCTGGCCGACGCCGTGCTGGAGCCCGCCTTCGATTCCGCCGAGCTGGAGCGCGCCAAGAAGCTCCAGCTGGCCCAGATCGACCAGGCCTCGGACAAACCCACCAGCCTGGCCTTCCGCAACATCTACCCCTTCCTGTTCCCCGGCAGCCACTACGGCTACTTCCGGGCCGGGCAGCCCGACGCCGTGGCGGCATTCACCCGGGAGCAGGCCCGCGCCTACTGGGAGAAGCAGCGCTCCATGCCCTGGGTCATGTCCGTGTGCGGCGTGTTCGACCGCAAGGCCGTGCTGGAGACGGCCGCGCGCCTGGCCAAGGCCCCGGCGGCCAAGGCCCCGGCCATCAACGCCCCAGCCTGGGGTCCGGAGCGCTCCAAGACCATCCAGCTGCCGGAGAGGACCCAGTCCCACCTGTTCATGATCTTCCCCGTGGAGGGCCGCGACAGCGAGGACACCGCCTCGCTGGAGGTGCTCAAGACCGCGCTGGCCGGCCAGGGCGGGCTGCTCTTCCAGGACCTGCGCGACCAGCGCGGCCTGGGCTACACTGTGACGGCCTTCCTGTGGCAGGCGCCCAGGGCGGGCTTCCTGGCCTTCTACATCGGCACCACCCCGGACAAGACCGGCGAGGCCCTGGAGGGCTTCAGGCGAATCGCCGGGCAGGTGGCCGCGGAGGGGCTGGGCAAGGACGAACTGGACAGGGCCCGTAATTCCATCGAGGGCGACTATTACCAGGGGCACCAAAGCATTGCCAGCCGCAGCCTGGAGGCGGCGGGCAACCTCATAATGGACCTGCCCCTCAACTACGACCGCGAAATGCTGGGCAAGGTGGCGGCGCTGAGCCCCGAGCAGGTGGCCAAGGTGGCGGCCAAGTACCTGGACGCGAACAAGGCGTACCTGTTCAGCATAGAGCCGTAG
- a CDS encoding TIGR03960 family B12-binding radical SAM protein: MRRSIIFTMRHILRLLPKPSHFAGAEWGAVRKDPARVSARVALAFPDLYEVGMSYLGQKILSEAVNRREGLWAERVYAPSKEAAAIMREHGAPLCTLESDTPLAELDALAFHLTHELCYTNVLFILDMAGLPLHAAQRDASHPLVLAGGGCAFNAEPLAPFVDAFVLGDGEEVLPDILEMIPGFKARGLSRREQLEELAKVRGVYVPSFFEDGKPLLEGYDSVEKAVVADLDAAPFPLLPTVSCGQAVHDRMSLEIARGCTRGCRFCQAGMIYRPVRERSLPELSRLADEGLTVSGYEELSFLSLSTGDFSSLESLFEQSAGRCLADQVAISLPSLRAGTLTPRMLSLMAKLRRTGATVAPEAGSARLRAVINKGITEEDILAHATRLFASGWQSIKLYFMIGLPTETDEDLLAIADLAVKVLRCAPPGAKRLQVTAALSTFVPKPHTPFQWEAQIGREETERRLALVRQALAPYKKITMRWHEPGMSWLEGVFSRGDRALAPAVERAYRLGALFCSWVDMLDVSLWEQAFEECSIDAQAYLDARDPERPLPWDHLRCGVGKAYQLRERKRALEEKYTQDCRFGSCRQCGACPELCPEPELHTPGVRPRVNLPEPEWKASLEAERVAQAAGDREAGELEAGVAVERASERPGQPQPREELTHRAAHFRVWFSKTGPAAYLSQLELANVLERALRRSELKPAFSAGFHPMPMITFGWALPVGVESLEEWFALFLREPAASAEVSSRLDAALPEGLRVTRVDELGMGKKVAQPVAEEFLLEFLLEGDELAARMEQWRAFWARENFPWFSVTKKGSRTVDIRPLAAAMAQESPNTLRLTFSWAGNRYVSPLKLVKAVNEDISFKDFTLTKIRQIFE; encoded by the coding sequence GTGCGCCGGTCCATTATTTTCACCATGCGCCATATCCTGCGCCTTCTTCCGAAGCCCAGCCACTTCGCCGGGGCCGAGTGGGGCGCGGTCCGCAAAGACCCCGCCCGGGTCTCGGCCCGCGTCGCCCTCGCGTTTCCCGACCTCTACGAGGTCGGCATGAGCTACCTCGGCCAGAAAATCCTCTCCGAGGCGGTCAACCGCCGCGAGGGGCTCTGGGCCGAACGCGTCTACGCCCCCTCCAAGGAAGCCGCCGCCATCATGCGCGAGCACGGCGCGCCCCTGTGCACCCTGGAATCGGACACGCCGCTGGCCGAACTCGACGCCCTGGCCTTCCACCTGACCCATGAGCTCTGCTACACCAACGTGCTCTTCATCCTCGACATGGCCGGGCTGCCTCTGCACGCCGCGCAGCGCGACGCCTCCCACCCGCTGGTGCTGGCGGGCGGCGGCTGCGCCTTCAACGCCGAGCCGCTGGCCCCCTTCGTGGACGCCTTCGTGCTGGGCGACGGCGAGGAGGTGCTGCCGGACATCCTGGAGATGATCCCGGGCTTCAAGGCGCGCGGGCTAAGCCGCCGGGAGCAGTTGGAGGAGCTGGCCAAGGTGCGCGGGGTGTACGTGCCCTCGTTCTTCGAGGACGGCAAACCCCTGCTCGAAGGCTACGACAGTGTGGAGAAGGCCGTGGTGGCCGACCTGGACGCCGCGCCCTTCCCGCTGCTGCCCACGGTGTCCTGCGGGCAGGCCGTGCATGACCGCATGAGCCTGGAGATCGCCCGGGGCTGCACGCGGGGCTGCCGCTTCTGCCAGGCGGGCATGATCTACCGCCCCGTGCGCGAGCGCAGCCTGCCGGAACTTTCGCGGCTGGCCGACGAGGGGCTCACGGTCTCCGGCTACGAGGAGCTTTCCTTCCTCTCGTTGTCCACCGGCGACTTCTCCTCGCTGGAGAGCCTGTTCGAGCAGTCCGCCGGGCGTTGCCTGGCCGACCAGGTGGCCATCAGCCTGCCTTCGCTGCGCGCGGGCACGCTCACGCCCAGGATGCTTTCGCTCATGGCCAAGCTGCGCCGCACCGGCGCCACCGTGGCCCCGGAGGCGGGCAGCGCCAGGCTGCGCGCGGTGATCAACAAGGGCATCACCGAAGAGGACATCCTGGCCCACGCCACGCGGCTGTTCGCCTCTGGCTGGCAGTCCATCAAGCTCTATTTCATGATCGGCCTGCCCACCGAGACCGACGAGGACCTGCTGGCCATCGCCGACCTGGCCGTGAAGGTGCTGCGCTGCGCCCCGCCGGGAGCCAAGCGGCTGCAGGTCACGGCGGCGCTCTCCACCTTCGTGCCCAAGCCGCACACCCCCTTCCAGTGGGAGGCCCAGATCGGCCGCGAGGAGACCGAGCGCAGGCTGGCCCTGGTGCGCCAGGCGCTGGCCCCCTACAAGAAGATCACCATGCGCTGGCACGAGCCGGGCATGAGCTGGCTTGAAGGCGTGTTCTCGCGCGGGGACAGGGCCCTGGCCCCGGCCGTGGAGCGCGCCTACCGCCTGGGGGCGCTGTTCTGCAGCTGGGTGGACATGCTCGACGTCTCGCTCTGGGAGCAGGCCTTCGAGGAATGCTCCATCGACGCCCAGGCCTACCTGGACGCCCGCGACCCGGAACGGCCCCTGCCCTGGGACCACCTGCGCTGCGGCGTGGGCAAGGCCTATCAGCTGCGCGAGCGCAAGCGCGCCTTGGAAGAGAAATACACCCAGGACTGCCGCTTCGGGTCCTGCCGCCAGTGCGGGGCCTGCCCCGAGCTGTGCCCCGAGCCGGAACTGCACACCCCCGGCGTGCGCCCGCGCGTGAATCTACCCGAGCCCGAGTGGAAGGCTTCGCTTGAGGCGGAAAGGGTCGCCCAGGCGGCCGGGGATCGGGAAGCCGGTGAGCTGGAAGCCGGAGTTGCCGTGGAGCGCGCCTCCGAACGCCCTGGCCAGCCCCAGCCCCGCGAGGAGCTGACCCACCGCGCCGCCCACTTCCGGGTCTGGTTCTCCAAGACCGGCCCGGCGGCCTACCTGAGCCAGCTGGAGCTGGCCAACGTGCTGGAGCGCGCCCTGCGCCGCTCCGAGCTCAAGCCCGCCTTCTCCGCCGGGTTCCACCCCATGCCGATGATCACCTTCGGATGGGCCCTGCCCGTTGGCGTGGAGAGCCTGGAGGAGTGGTTCGCCCTGTTCCTGCGCGAACCGGCCGCGTCGGCCGAGGTGTCCTCGCGCCTGGACGCGGCGCTGCCCGAGGGCCTGCGCGTGACGCGCGTGGACGAGCTGGGCATGGGCAAGAAGGTGGCTCAGCCCGTGGCCGAGGAGTTCCTGCTGGAGTTCCTGCTGGAAGGCGACGAACTGGCCGCCCGCATGGAGCAGTGGCGCGCCTTCTGGGCCCGGGAGAACTTCCCCTGGTTCAGCGTGACCAAGAAGGGCTCCCGCACGGTGGACATCCGTCCCTTGGCCGCCGCCATGGCTCAGGAGTCCCCCAATACGCTGCGCCTGACCTTCTCCTGGGCGGGCAACCGTTACGTCAGCCCCCTCAAGCTGGTGAAGGCCGTGAACGAGGACATTTCTTTCAAGGACTTTACCCTGACCAAGATCCGCCAGATATTCGAATGA
- a CDS encoding glycosyltransferase family 4 protein, with translation MRVGFDVSQTGAGKTGCGYLAHGLVHALAAGPDPIDFVFYPQFGDLFWEPVPASCARPGGGQLGPMFKWLDSSRGFWRNPPQDFEARLGNPDIVHSNNFFCPRGLGKARLVYTLHDLSFLENPEWSTEQNRVGCMEGVFRASLLADALLANSQATLDHFLRVFPHFPRERAWVMHLASRFAPGCPAEPPKRLRGVEPGTFWLSVGTIEPRKNQVRLVEALARAGGSAPLVLAGGKGWLMDDMARLVAELGLGSRVRLTGYVGDAELAWLYANCLGFVYPSLFEGFGLPVLEAMSLGAPVVTSSVSSLPEVAGGAALLADPLDPESIAEAMRRLENDPELRAALSRRSLQRAAEFGWDKAARVAAEAYKAALSLPKRNPAP, from the coding sequence ATGCGCGTAGGCTTCGACGTCAGCCAGACCGGTGCGGGCAAGACCGGCTGCGGCTATCTGGCCCATGGCCTGGTGCACGCCCTGGCGGCGGGGCCGGACCCCATAGACTTCGTGTTCTACCCCCAGTTCGGCGACCTGTTCTGGGAGCCGGTCCCTGCCTCCTGCGCCAGGCCCGGTGGCGGCCAGCTCGGCCCCATGTTCAAGTGGCTGGACAGCTCCAGGGGCTTCTGGCGCAACCCCCCGCAGGATTTCGAGGCCCGCCTGGGCAACCCCGACATCGTGCACTCCAACAACTTCTTCTGCCCCAGGGGGCTCGGGAAGGCGCGGCTGGTCTACACCCTGCACGACCTGAGCTTCCTGGAGAACCCGGAGTGGAGCACGGAGCAGAACCGCGTGGGCTGCATGGAGGGCGTGTTCCGGGCCAGCCTGCTGGCCGACGCCCTGCTGGCCAACTCCCAGGCCACGCTGGATCACTTCCTGCGGGTCTTCCCGCATTTCCCGCGCGAGAGGGCCTGGGTGATGCACTTGGCCAGCCGCTTCGCGCCCGGGTGCCCGGCCGAGCCGCCCAAGCGCCTGCGCGGGGTGGAGCCGGGCACATTCTGGCTCAGCGTCGGCACCATCGAGCCGCGCAAGAACCAAGTCCGGCTCGTGGAGGCCCTGGCCAGGGCAGGGGGCTCGGCCCCGCTGGTGCTCGCGGGCGGCAAGGGCTGGCTCATGGACGACATGGCCCGGCTTGTGGCCGAACTGGGGCTCGGCTCGCGGGTGCGCCTCACGGGCTACGTGGGCGACGCGGAGCTGGCCTGGCTCTACGCCAACTGCCTGGGCTTCGTGTATCCGTCGCTGTTCGAGGGCTTCGGGCTGCCCGTGCTCGAGGCCATGAGCCTGGGCGCTCCGGTAGTGACCTCCAGCGTATCCTCCCTGCCGGAGGTGGCGGGCGGCGCCGCGCTGCTGGCCGATCCGCTGGACCCGGAATCCATCGCCGAGGCCATGCGCCGCCTGGAGAACGACCCGGAACTTCGGGCCGCGCTCTCACGCCGCAGCCTGCAACGCGCCGCGGAGTTCGGGTGGGACAAGGCCGCGCGCGTGGCCGCCGAGGCGTACAAGGCGGCGCTCTCGCTGCCCAAGCGCAATCCCGCGCCTTGA